The nucleotide sequence TTActcactgacctctgaccagTATACGGAGCCCTGAGGTCTGTATCTGATGTGAAACATGAGTGGGAATGCGTCCTCCACCGGCCAGGAGGAGGGAAAGCTCCAGGAGACCAGCAGCCTCTGTGGaaagtcctccagctcctccaccttcacGGACTCCGGAGGGTCCGGTTTCACTGCGAAAAGAAAATCTCAATTACCACAAGTATTTTCCACTGCGTCAAAAATAGAGAGCGCCATTTAAACACAAGTTCCAaagctgttttatttctttgtttttgagatCATTGCTGGCGTTATGTACCCACGAAAGCTTTAATTGCAACAATTCAAACCAAGGAACAACCTCTGTTCAGCCACCGAACGACCGAGACTAGAAATTAGCTTTGACGCTACATGACGACTAATTTAAACTCGGCGGTGGCGGTGTCTTCTGGAAGAGTATCAGAAAGTAACTAATTACagtaaaataaaccaaaatgaTCAACTTTTGGTGGAAAACTTCCACCTtttctatatgtgtgtgtgtgtgtgtgtgttcatggggCCTTACACAGCTCATGGAGCTTAATACGGATGGTCGTCTTCGAAGATCCGAAGTCGTTAAACGCCGTGACAATGAGCGTGTGCATGGGCTGCCAGAAGGCCAGCTCGTCCACGTCACAGTGTCTGCGGGCGGCGTCCACGACGCACGGCCTCCACTCCGCGCCGTTCCTGGACAGCAGGGGGAAAAGCTGTTTCACAAGCCGCATGGTTTCCCCGGCTCAGCTGCAGTTACGGGCTCTTACTTGAAGGTGGCGTTGTACGAGACTGGTAGATACATCTTTGCCGGTTCCACCCAGGAGCAGCGGACATGTGTGTGATTGGGCACTCGGCAGGAAATGCTCAGCAGCCCAGGGCGATCTGAGGGGGGGGAAGGGGAAACCCAGTCAGGGAGAGTTCACTTTCAGGACACaggaattagttttttttaacaggcttttaatggactttgctttttttcagtgtctctgtctGGTCCTTGAGGCAGTGAAGTTATTTACACCAGCTTCAAAAAGAACTGCAGTAATGCTGTCGGACTGCCAGAACTACTGACTCCACCGGAGTGAGGTGGAAGTCTCCAAAGGGAGCCGAAGACGGTCgctctctttttgttttacatgatttATACCTCTGgaacacctgcacacacagctcagcAAACTCAGTATGTATTGTTTAAATGAGGTCCTCCTGGTTAGTAGTCTGTCTGAAACAAGCTGGTTGAGGGAAACCAGTTCAGCTTCTCGTTCTGCGACGCGTTTGTAATTTCACACCAGCCTCATTATCTCATCGGCTGCTTTTGTGAATCGAATTACTGTTCAGAGCAATTTACTTGGAGGATATATTTAGTTAAATAAACAGCAAAGGTATATTTCAGGGCAGTGTATTTtcctcagaaaaacacagaccGATACAACATAATACAACAGGAAAATactgtgtttttctatttttgctatatcaaatacattttaatattgaaattttcaaaaagtaaatgaaaaaaaaaagttttattgaaTGTATGGAAAAGAAGCCACAACACTTACTTGTCCTGAGGTTTATGTAATTCGGGCGTAACTAGCTTTACTCTCAGCTCTATCTTCAGTGAAACATTCCTCTATTGTTTGGGAGACTCCAGCCACAACATCCAGTGTTCAACCCCATTTTTCTCAATTTGCCCGACAGagacataaaacacaacaactgCTCGTGAGGTTAAGTAATCCCCATTACACTAGAATAACAGCTGAAGACTTGAACAAATCACCGAAACTGATTAACATTTCTGTTTGGTTGTGGTCCAGCTCTGCGGCCTGCACTGAAttcacacttcagtctgagcCAGAGTGCAGTTGCAGGCATATGGAGACCTGCtttcaaacatattttcacAGACAGATGGAAGAATCGCAGCTGTTCTCAGAGTATATAAGCTTTGTGTTAATTCAAGTGCTGTGACAAAACATTTGTTGTAGTACGGAAACTGATTTTATACGCATTTTAGAAAATTTGGTGTCAGTGTGACGAGACTTTCACTTAAATATAGAAAATGATGTTTTGTTAATACAAGCttggaattgatttttttcattcatacaacccttttttttttttgcatctatttggtcaaaactttttaaaacttatATGGCGGACTTGACGAATGAAACAAGTAAAACATCATTCAGTGTTCTTGAAACAAGGACACAGAATGGGAGGTTTAGCTGACAGCGATCCCATATTTCAGCTGTGTATATCCAGTTATGTGGCCTATTTCTTCCTTGAGACCAAAACGAAGCACTTTGCTCCCTGGAGTCTCACTCGCTCTACTAAAATATCTTTGGAGCGATTTCAGCAGTACCATGGAAAAAATCCCTCTGTTTCTGGAAAGGAAGCACACTTAAGGGAGTCGCTTCCTGTTTAAAACAGTGAGAGGAAGCGTCGGGCTTTGTCCTCGTGATGGCCGATAAGACTCGCTTCCTCTGACGATCGGCAGCGCCGCTCTAATTATCACTGTTTGAATGACTTCTTGTTTCCCCGAGTGAACATCGAATTAATTTTTATGAGGAGGTAAAAgaagtgaaatatgaaaaaaaaaaagatgcgtAGGTCAGGAGCCAGAAAGGTGGAAACAAACGCTTCGGACAGGGTGAAATGAAGTGTGAGCGTCTGGGATGCGCGCCTCTTCCTGAAAGCCGCCGTCCCCCTTGGCAAAAGACTAAATATACAGCAATCCCTAAATTAGCCGGCGCGATCGCCGGCAAGTCACAGCGACACTTACGGCCCAGCCTGAGGGTGACGGTGTGGAGGAGCCGCCCCTCGGTGTCGTAGCAGCTGTAGTCGCCCTGCGCCGATCGGTCGACCTGCGGCAGGATTAACTCGCCGTCCGGTGTCACTCGGTGCCATGGCAACACCGAGCTGTTGTTGAGATGCCACACCACGGGTAACCTATCAGGACACAGCCAGCGTCACTTAGCATGCTTGGGATTAATGTAGAAAAAGGCGATTCGAGCGTCACAAGTGCAAAACACCAGTGTGATTATTTATACGCTACAGTTGGTCTtaagaaaaccactgaaaaacTAACAAagccctgctggtcctgcttgTGGTCTTCTCCAAACTCCCACTCTAGGCCGTGCCAGCTCTAATATCATTACCATTGTGAAGCACAAACCAGCACGCATCCGTTTATTCAGCCGAGATTAGCCTGTTGTAATACAGTACAGCTTATTTTTAACCATCTGATGATGTGCTGTGGCGCCTTTCCACCAGGCTGAAGAGGCACACTGTTAAATTGAAGATTCCTTTTCTCCAATTAAATTTCACTCACATTGGTATTCGAGCATATCTTTTGATAAAAGCGGAAAATTAGTCACTAATGGAATATAAAGACTCCATTATACAAACGTATAGTTCACACAAGAAGCTCCAACAGCTGAAGAATAAAGTTCAGTGGTGCCTAAAAATACGCTATGAGCTTCGGCCTAAACTTAACAGCTTACGTTTAATGTTAAAGGTATTCACAGCTTGGTGATTAGATCAGTGCACTGTTTGGGTTTAAGTCTGATTTGAAGTAACTTCAACCCAAAGTGGTGCAGCTCAATAAGTCATCGGTCACACAGTCATGTTCCGCTGCAATTATCAGTTTCTGATATTTTACATCAGACAGTTTGATCAGTGTTACAGATTACTGTTTGGCAAAATTCCACCCAACCTCACTGAAACCGGTCTGCAGGGAGCTCAGCTACAGGTCAGTGAAGGCCTGCACATCCAGACTCACCTGGACATTAGTGTTTCAATATCTCCATCGCATGCAATCCTTTTAATGATTACCTCATAATTTGTCTCATGTGTTCCATTGTCTACGTTACTGCACTTTATAAATCTGTACTATGTGTAAAGTTTACACAAGGGGAGCAGCACCTGTAATTTCATATAGTGACAAGAGAGCTATTCTATTTTCATAACAGAATTAAAATTAACACTTTGGTTGCTATTGTTGAACACCACTGTACTTCAAATCTAAAACAAGAGTAAACCGACCCTACATTCTTCAGATTGCTTGTCACAAAGACTGCAGGGACCCCAGGTAGAAAACCTCTCCTCTATATGACCctgatgaaatgaaacaaaaaaacagagcagctgtgtTGAAATCCCGCCGCGCTCCGGGTTCGAATTCCTCACCTGTTTTGTGACTTCCCGCATGTCAGTGTCACATTGGATCCCAGGGTTTTGTACTGCACGTCTggcactgcaaacacacatc is from Salarias fasciatus chromosome 7 unlocalized genomic scaffold, fSalaFa1.1 super_scaffold_4, whole genome shotgun sequence and encodes:
- the il11ra gene encoding interleukin-11 receptor subunit alpha, which translates into the protein MPGLLSSPVCLTVIWFLSWSLCSSRAQIRTDEVPDVQYKTLGSNVTLTCGKSQNRLPVVWHLNNSSVLPWHRVTPDGELILPQVDRSAQGDYSCYDTEGRLLHTVTLRLGHRPGLLSISCRVPNHTHVRCSWVEPAKMYLPVSYNATFKNGAEWRPCVVDAARRHCDVDELAFWQPMHTLIVTAFNDFGSSKTTIRIKLHELLKPDPPESVKVEELEDFPQRLLVSWSFPSSWPVEDAFPLMFHIRYRPQGSVYWSEIYTEESSFVILDALAGHLHQVQVRARDEVNSESRWSDWSQLLLVKPWEVYATADPTEESEYFFPFDTKPETSTEKSHNPIQGDEGNLGLVILLVLFSVVILTTILSLIFVMWMRQRRRDQATKQELTSMVKMKSMPI